The following are encoded in a window of Nibricoccus aquaticus genomic DNA:
- the secY gene encoding preprotein translocase subunit SecY, whose product MLSAFTNSLKIPELRSRIFYTLALLFVARVGAHIPLPGLDPQPLQKFFADQTAAGTGALVGLYNMFTGGALLKGAVCALGIMPYISASIIFQLMTAVVPALSRLQQEGDVGRQKLTQYTRYATVIICVIQGALLIATLENPARLFNGYDVNTYGPIVIESSHTLFLITSVVFMTAGTMLLMWLGEQITQRGIGNGVSLLITVGILADIPGAATATYHLFFAPIGVAKLGPIEGVIMIGLFILVTMGIIMVVQGQRKIPVQYAKRVVGNKVMGGQSSFLPLKVNYSGVMPVIFASAILLFPQQIFSWLGAAMNWKWMIEASNILVHGRLAYYVFMAFLILFFSYFWVSVMFKPIQIADDLKKYGGYIPGVRPGEPTASFLDFIMTRMTLAGAIFLTFIAVMPDLALHQLAVPQRIAVFFGGTGMLITVGVILDTMKQIETFLLQRHYDGFLKKGRIRARNPSAASAIGEAADMKTVGKLWLVLGTIFLIGIAAWAAKFL is encoded by the coding sequence GTGCTCTCCGCATTCACGAACTCGCTGAAAATTCCTGAGCTTCGCTCACGCATTTTCTACACGTTGGCCCTCCTGTTCGTCGCCCGTGTCGGCGCGCACATCCCGCTTCCCGGTCTCGACCCGCAGCCGCTCCAAAAGTTCTTCGCCGACCAGACAGCCGCTGGCACCGGAGCGTTGGTTGGTTTGTATAATATGTTTACCGGCGGTGCCCTCTTGAAGGGTGCAGTCTGCGCGCTCGGCATCATGCCTTATATCAGCGCATCGATCATTTTCCAGCTGATGACCGCTGTTGTCCCAGCCCTCAGCCGTCTCCAGCAAGAAGGCGATGTCGGTCGTCAAAAACTCACGCAGTACACTCGCTACGCCACAGTCATCATCTGTGTCATCCAAGGTGCGCTATTGATCGCGACCCTCGAAAACCCAGCCCGTCTTTTCAACGGATATGATGTAAATACCTACGGCCCGATTGTCATCGAGTCGTCGCACACCCTCTTTTTGATCACCTCAGTCGTTTTCATGACTGCAGGCACGATGCTCCTCATGTGGCTCGGTGAGCAAATAACCCAACGCGGAATCGGCAACGGTGTCTCGCTCCTCATCACAGTTGGTATTCTTGCCGACATTCCTGGTGCAGCGACTGCGACTTACCATCTCTTCTTCGCTCCGATCGGTGTAGCCAAGCTCGGACCTATTGAGGGCGTTATCATGATCGGCCTGTTTATCTTGGTCACCATGGGTATCATCATGGTTGTTCAAGGTCAGCGCAAAATTCCGGTTCAGTATGCCAAGCGAGTCGTCGGCAATAAGGTCATGGGCGGCCAAAGCTCGTTTCTCCCGCTCAAAGTTAACTACTCGGGCGTCATGCCCGTGATCTTCGCCAGCGCCATTCTTCTCTTCCCCCAGCAGATCTTTTCCTGGCTAGGTGCCGCGATGAATTGGAAATGGATGATCGAGGCCTCCAATATTCTCGTTCATGGGCGCTTAGCTTACTACGTATTCATGGCGTTTCTCATTCTCTTCTTCAGCTATTTTTGGGTCTCGGTTATGTTCAAACCGATCCAGATCGCCGATGACCTTAAGAAATACGGCGGCTACATCCCTGGCGTTCGCCCCGGAGAACCCACCGCCAGTTTCCTTGATTTCATCATGACGCGCATGACTCTCGCTGGCGCGATCTTCCTCACCTTCATCGCGGTCATGCCCGACCTCGCCCTTCACCAGCTCGCCGTTCCTCAGCGCATCGCCGTCTTCTTCGGAGGCACCGGTATGTTGATTACTGTCGGTGTCATTCTCGACACGATGAAGCAGATCGAGACCTTCCTTTTACAGCGCCACTATGACGGCTTCCTCAAAAAAGGCCGCATCCGCGCCCGTAATCCCTCCGCAGCCAGTGCCATTGGTGAAGCAGCTGACATGAAGACCGTAGGCAAGCTCTGGCTTGTTCTCGGTACGATCTTCCTCATCGGTATCGCGGCCTGGGCAGCGAAGTTTCTCTAA
- a CDS encoding nucleoside monophosphate kinase, with product MAAISDLFSYFGAPAKIKIVIAGSPGSSSENLMNQLRSLNIEHVSPVGLLRQEISRRTPFGLTAERLAQQGKPLAEDSTLALMRRWFWTRKPDAGFALSGFPATLLQAKVFDEWLDARDESLHGLIAADQSSEAVVDHYRALGLTVVETSALAA from the coding sequence GTGGCTGCAATTTCCGACCTCTTTTCTTATTTCGGCGCTCCCGCCAAAATCAAGATAGTCATCGCTGGTTCACCCGGTTCTTCCTCGGAAAACTTAATGAATCAGCTCCGTTCTTTGAATATTGAGCACGTCTCTCCTGTCGGCCTTCTGCGACAAGAGATTTCGCGCCGCACGCCGTTCGGTCTCACCGCCGAGCGACTTGCTCAGCAGGGCAAACCCCTCGCTGAAGATTCCACGCTCGCGCTCATGCGCCGCTGGTTCTGGACGCGCAAACCTGATGCGGGTTTCGCCCTAAGCGGATTCCCGGCTACGCTGCTCCAAGCAAAAGTATTCGACGAATGGCTCGATGCCCGCGACGAAAGCCTCCACGGCCTTATCGCAGCGGACCAGTCATCTGAAGCCGTCGTCGATCATTACCGCGCTCTCGGTCTCACAGTTGTTGAGACCAGCGCTTTAGCGGCCTGA
- the rplO gene encoding 50S ribosomal protein L15 codes for MKLHELKNVAGAIHRKKRVGCGEGGGHGKTSGRGGKGQSARSGSSIRPGFEGGQMPLYRKLPHRGFNNYNFRTTYATVNVGDLAKLDASVTEVTSEVLAKHGLVRDDGRALKVLGDGEISRALKVTAAKFSESAKAKLEKAGGQAINA; via the coding sequence ATGAAACTCCACGAACTCAAAAATGTAGCCGGTGCTATTCACCGCAAAAAACGTGTTGGTTGCGGCGAAGGCGGCGGCCACGGCAAGACCTCCGGTCGCGGTGGCAAAGGCCAGTCCGCTCGTTCCGGCAGCAGCATCCGCCCCGGTTTTGAAGGCGGCCAGATGCCTCTCTACCGCAAACTCCCTCACCGCGGTTTCAATAACTACAACTTCCGTACCACTTACGCGACCGTGAATGTTGGCGATCTCGCCAAGCTTGATGCGTCTGTTACGGAAGTGACCTCCGAAGTGCTCGCCAAGCACGGCCTTGTCCGCGATGACGGCCGCGCTCTCAAAGTTCTTGGCGACGGCGAAATCAGCCGCGCACTCAAAGTCACCGCAGCCAAGTTCTCCGAGTCAGCCAAAGCCAAGCTCGAAAAAGCCGGCGGCCAGGCGATCAACGCCTGA
- the map gene encoding type I methionyl aminopeptidase has translation MIPIKNKEGIIRMREACAVAASVLDLLKTKVQPGISTYDLDQAARHMIEQYGARSACYGYKLGPRHPAYPSYTCISVNDEVVHGIGSLKRILKDGDIVSLDVVVHYNGYIGDNAFTMPVGSVSPRIEELLRVSREALDLGIQQATVGNRIGDISHAVQTHVEKHGFSVVRDMVGHGVGVSMHEDPQIPNFGRRNSGDKIKPGMTLAIEPMVNLGGYKTKTLGDGWTVVTADGSPSAHFEHTVLTTDKGPEILTIPRPLSTLSTAPTQSSAAR, from the coding sequence ATGATCCCCATCAAAAACAAAGAAGGGATCATCCGCATGCGTGAAGCATGTGCTGTTGCCGCGTCGGTCTTGGACCTTCTTAAGACGAAGGTTCAGCCCGGCATTTCTACTTACGACTTGGATCAAGCTGCCCGACATATGATCGAGCAGTACGGAGCCCGGAGTGCCTGTTACGGCTATAAACTCGGCCCGCGTCATCCGGCGTATCCCTCTTACACCTGTATCTCCGTCAACGACGAAGTCGTTCACGGCATCGGCTCCCTGAAACGTATCCTGAAAGATGGAGACATCGTTTCGCTCGACGTCGTCGTCCACTACAACGGCTACATCGGCGACAACGCCTTCACGATGCCTGTCGGCTCTGTCTCGCCACGAATCGAAGAACTCCTCCGCGTCAGCCGCGAAGCCCTCGATCTCGGCATTCAGCAAGCCACCGTCGGCAATCGCATTGGCGACATCTCCCATGCGGTTCAGACCCACGTCGAGAAGCATGGCTTTAGTGTCGTCCGCGACATGGTTGGCCACGGAGTCGGCGTTTCAATGCACGAAGATCCGCAGATCCCGAACTTCGGCCGCCGTAACTCAGGTGATAAGATCAAGCCCGGTATGACCCTTGCCATCGAGCCGATGGTAAATCTCGGCGGATACAAGACGAAGACACTCGGCGACGGCTGGACGGTTGTCACCGCCGACGGATCACCCTCCGCGCACTTCGAACACACCGTGCTAACAACAGATAAAGGCCCTGAGATTCTCACGATTCCCCGGCCACTCTCCACACTTTCCACCGCGCCCACTCAATCCTCGGCCGCGCGTTAA
- the rpsE gene encoding 30S ribosomal protein S5 — protein MSSETTPPVPSSSPAPASTPAPGGGHNRDGQNRDNRGGQRRDGFNRGGPRRDRQPEAPKDGPQMVEKVVFINRCAKVVKGGRRFSFSALAVVGDQKGNVGIGYGKANEVPDAIKKGTANAHKRMVNVKLKGDTIPHDVFGEYDGGRVLLKPATSGTGLIAGGAVRAVLEAAGVKNVLTKSMGSSNHIAVVHATLNGLLQLRLAQEIKNARKASV, from the coding sequence ATGAGCTCGGAAACAACTCCCCCAGTCCCATCCTCGTCTCCCGCTCCTGCGTCTACGCCAGCTCCTGGCGGCGGACACAATCGCGACGGACAAAACCGTGATAATCGCGGTGGTCAGCGTCGCGACGGTTTCAACCGTGGCGGTCCGCGTCGTGATCGTCAGCCCGAAGCACCGAAGGACGGCCCGCAGATGGTTGAGAAGGTCGTCTTCATCAATCGCTGCGCCAAGGTCGTCAAAGGTGGTCGCCGTTTCAGCTTCTCTGCGCTCGCCGTCGTCGGCGACCAGAAGGGCAACGTCGGCATCGGCTACGGCAAGGCTAACGAAGTTCCTGATGCCATCAAAAAGGGTACCGCCAACGCTCACAAGCGCATGGTCAACGTGAAGCTCAAGGGCGACACGATCCCGCACGATGTCTTCGGCGAATACGATGGCGGTCGCGTCCTTCTCAAGCCCGCGACATCCGGTACCGGCCTCATCGCTGGTGGCGCTGTCCGCGCTGTGCTTGAAGCCGCTGGCGTCAAAAACGTGCTCACGAAGTCGATGGGTTCCTCGAACCACATCGCCGTCGTTCACGCCACGCTCAACGGTCTGCTCCAGCTCCGTCTCGCGCAAGAAATCAAGAATGCCCGTAAGGCTTCCGTCTAA
- the rplR gene encoding 50S ribosomal protein L18, whose product MSNIRKADLLQKRRWRIRKKVNGTAIRPRLAIRFTGKHAYAQAINDDTATTLVFLSSLDAELRKQKLAANVAGAKALGAAFAAKAKAAGLSAVVFDRSGAPYHGKVKVFADAAREGGLVF is encoded by the coding sequence CCAGAAACGCCGCTGGAGAATCCGCAAGAAGGTCAATGGCACCGCCATCCGCCCCCGCCTCGCCATCCGTTTCACCGGCAAGCACGCCTACGCACAGGCCATCAACGACGACACCGCGACCACGCTGGTGTTTCTCTCCAGCCTCGATGCCGAACTCCGCAAGCAGAAGCTCGCCGCTAACGTCGCCGGAGCGAAAGCTCTCGGCGCAGCCTTCGCCGCCAAGGCCAAAGCTGCCGGCCTCAGCGCAGTCGTTTTCGACCGCTCGGGCGCTCCCTACCACGGTAAAGTCAAAGTATTCGCTGACGCAGCCCGCGAAGGCGGTCTCGTATTCTAA